The nucleotide window GGCAGGCCCAGGCTAGGTGAACAGTGGTGGGAGGCGGGTGAAGCTGGCACGCAGGTGACTTCCCGGTAACTCGATCTTCCctgctgctcttctctccctcctgcctccctccaccccctgatCTTCCTCTCGGCCTCCCTCGCTCCACGCGGCTGGCGGTTTCGGAGGCCCAGCCGTGAGGTGTTGCCTGCCCGGCTCAGGGCCGCCCTTCCTGCCGTGGGGCCGTCTCCTCTGCCTTGGGCACGTGTCCTTTCGCCCGGCCCGGGTCACCGAGATGGGAGTGTTTGTCTCTGGGCCCCCGGCTGCCAGGGCGACCCCGTCGGGAGCGTCCGCTGGGGCAAGGTAGGAGGGATTTGGTGAAATGGCAGACGGGGCCGGGGAGCAGAGTaaatgagctcgtcgtgggcaaggaatgtgtctgttgttgtattgttctctcccgagcacttagtgctctgcacacagtaagtgctcagtgggtatgattgaatgaatcttgcttTTGCTGTTAGACGTCCGTAATGCAGTCTCTGAATGCACCAGCAGGACTCGGGGAAGGGGAATCAGTTTCATTATTAGCTGTGTTGTTATTATGAATGTTAGTCTGATTGTTCCTTGTGATGAGAAGAGAGCTGATGCCTACTACTATTCCCTCACCTTGGTCTAGCCTGAAGGAAGTACTCAAACAAGACCTTTCCATGTGAAGGGTTGTCACTTTGGGtgcccaggttggacacaacagtTTAgtctcagagaaggagagacagagtcagggagtcgtgtgtgtgtgtgtgtatgtgtgtgttgggggtggagagaacagggggcatgggggtaagggaggagggTTTCCATCCCCATTCCACCCAGGAGTAGGAGGGTGAGAATCCCTGAATCGTGGACTTCCCCAGGATTATTTCCTAGGGTTGATTGTGACTCCCGCTGACAACTTGTGATCTgactgaggaagagggggctctctcctggcaggggggagaggggcggggccgaagAAGTGGGCCAAATGGGTGTGCTCGGCCTCCTGGTCAATTCCCAAAAGGCTGTCCTGAACAGCATTAaaccttggccacactgcttcagtgggGACCTGGGTCATgtgggatgaagaggggagaagacaggaCCTCTGCTCCACAAGGAGAGTGAGAGGAGGTATGGTGTGTCACGGGGGGGGACCCTTAGGAATCCACAAAGCACCCACAGAGTTCAGAACCCTCTCTAGACCTCGAACATCCACAAGTGAAGCACTATTTTCAAATGCTCTGACATCGAGGCAAAGTTATTTAACCCTCAAAATGGGCCAAGCTGAGTAGAGAAAACTCATCAAAAGTTCACTCGTATGTGTAGTTCAGAGCTCCAGATTCTCCTAGGAAGATCTGAATTTCAGGCGCTATGGAAAGGAAAGTGGTGGGGCCCAGGGGTGTTTTAGGCCTGGGCCGAGTCTCAGGGGAGTGATAGGGATAGGTACAGGCTGGAGAGGTGCTGGAGGACTCTGGTTCTCCTGAaatagctcctcctcctcccctctccctttccttttccaccaATCTGCTGTTGTCTGCTTTGCTCTTTACTccttcaggctcctcctctttaGTTGCTCTTGCCTCTTTCTGTCCCTGTGCCCTGATCTGTGCTCCACCTCCCCCTGGCATTTCCTGCCTCTCGCCACTCACCtttgctcccttcctcctcaccagaTGAATCAGCCTCCAGCATTCAGCAACGGGACCTCCTCTAACAGAGTCTCAGCGTCGCCCGCCCAGGTGGCTGTGGGGCTACTGCAGTCTGGACTCCTCTCCATGAAGGACCCCATGCTCGCTTCCAGTGAAGATGCCCCCCAGGGCGGCAGTCTCTGGAATGGCTCCCAAGGTGGTGAGCAGATTTTTCTGACCACTCCAGCTGCTCGGGGCATCTCAGGAGTCTTCGTGTGGTCAGCACTGGTGCTCACCTGTCACCAGGTAAGTTTTCCTTACTTCCTCCTTCACGCCTCTCCTTGCCTTCCTCCTGGCCCTGCATCTATCTTAGGAAGGCTggcggaggaaaaggaagaggtcttccccaaggaAGAGGAAGTGACACCATGAAAGCCCATGAGAATCAAGTAccactccccctctccatccatactgaaAGAATGTgcaccttccaatcaatcaaacaataaatggtatttattgagcatttattatgattagagcactgtactaagaacttgggagagtacaataggcccATGACCCCAGTCACTGCCTTCTTGGGGGGAATCCATTAGCCACCTCCAGTCAGCTGCCACTCATCAGCATGAAAATCAGACCTGCCCCAGTCAGGTGGATTTCCCCAGCCCTGACCTTGGCCAAATGAACCAAGTCTTGGGTTGTTTAGGTCCTTCCTGAAGGATATGACCCTTTGAAGTACCCACCCAGCTCCAGGATTTTAGGAAGAGAGGCTGGAGCCTTGTAAGGCTTTGGTGAGCCTGGTGGAAGGGCTTGATGAGAGTTTAGGCTGCTCAGTCCCTCATGGCTCCACGGGTTCTGGTGCCAGGGAGCGAGGCTAGCGGCTCCAAccttggagagaaggaaaagcctGCTGCCTCCAAGAGCTTCAAGAGAGGTAGGGCTTAGTCCGATCGGTTCCTCCGGGTCCGAAGGCTCCGGTGCCTGGGAGTGAGCCAGCCGTTCCATGGAGAGAAGGGAACTCCTGCTGCCTCCAAGGCAGAGGGGTCAAATGCGCTCTGCCACCAGGCTCCTGACACCCCACAGTTCAGTGGACTTTGTGTTCTAGAATGTAATCtgtcctcttcttccctgcccccaccactCTTTTGGTCCAATTAGGAGCAAAAGGAGACTTGTCTAGAGGGGATGAAGCAAAGGCTGTGTCTTTGGAGCTAAGGACTCTTGATTCCCTGGCTGCAGTGAGTCATTCTTCAGAATTATTCCCAGTTTAAGGACTATTcaggtcctggtcctcctcctcctcttctctctcttctccttcttttattcctcttccccttctctttttttctccttctcttcttctttcttcttctcctcctcctctttcttctcttcctctttcgtCTCCTTCTCAGGGAAGGAGGTTGAAACTTTTAGCTAAAATTTTTGGGTTATCTGTGGATTTTATGTCCTCCTCCCCTGTTTGACTGAATAATTGACAGTAGATTATATAACCTGGGGATTCATGGTAATGTGAGGTTACTGGTTTGTCTTTTCTTTGTGTCAGAAAGTTAGCATTGGTGTGGGATCACTAAGGCAGCAAATCcattctctctcatttcttttccttcagATAAAATCGCCCTCAAACCTGTACCTGCTGCtcttccagattcattcattattcagttgtatttactgagggcttattgtgtgcagagcgctgtactaagtgtttggaagagtacagtacaagagtaaagagacacattccctgcacataactggcttacagtctcccGATCTCCTAAAGAACTGCAGAGGTCTTGGGAGCCCTCTGACCCATCCCTCAAAAACCTCTTAAGCTCTCTTAGGTTTAGGTCTGAGGATTGGCTGCAGCCaacagcagagggaggcagtgttGGAGCGAAAAGAACACTCTTTGCAGTACTAGTAATAGAGGGAATGAAAGGGAAACAACCTCTGTTACCCCATCCTTTCTACCAATCTGAAACCTTTTCTTCCTGCAAAACTCTTCTAAAGTCCACCATCTCCAAAGAgcaggaatagtaataatggcatttattgaatgccccctGGGTGCAACGTattgtacgaagcatttgggaagtacgaGACACCTTTTCTGCCCTCTAAAGGTGGAGACGGATATAAAATTATTAAATAGAATAGATGACTGTAAAGTTGATTTTTATATATctctacacaagtgctgaggaaggcTAAGTGCTACCACATAAGTGCAAGAGATGGCTGTGGGTTGGTATGACTCATATGtttggatgataataatgatgataactgtggtatttaagtgcttactttctaccaagcaccatactaagtgctaagtccctgtcccacgtggggctcccggtctaggaaGGAGAGCTGGTAttggatccacattttacagatgaggaaactgaggccagagaagctgggattagcacccagctccCCGGACCCCCTCTCTTTAGAGCACAGGCTCTTTGGAGGCAGATGTTGCGCTTGTTTTTCCTCGGCATCTCATACTGTGGGTCCTTAATACAGGctcagggggatggggaggctcaGAAGATGTGAGCAAGCTTGGCCCTTCTGAGCCGTTCCACCCTGACCTTAGGACTGGCTGAGCCCGTTCTGTGAGGCTGGTTGCTTACAGACCATTCCTGACCCTCCACGCAGATCTACCTGCACCTGCGCTTCTACACTGTGCCCCATGAGCAACGCTACATCATCCGGCTCCTCTTCATCGTTCCCATCTATTCTTTCGACTCCtggctcagcctcctcctcctcggcagcCACCAGTACTATGTCTACTTCAACACTGTGCGTGACTGCTACGAAGGTGAGACCGGAGGCCGTCGGGGCCGGACGGGGCTGTAGACGGGGAGAGGGACCTGGACCGGCTCTTCTGAGGACCGAGTTCAGCCTAAGCAAGCGCTGCCTCGGGGAATCTCAGCCTCCCAAGTGGTCCGGGTGACTTGGAGGAGCTCGGAGACGCAGAGAGGCCCTGCCATGTTTCCATGGCAACCTGTTTCAGCCGCTTCGTCTCTGCGGCCTTGAGTCTCTGAGTGCTGCTTGATGGCTCATCCTCTTGTGCATCCCTCCCACCCTGGGTGAcatttgagggcaggtatcaccGGCCCAGAGATGAGGGACCCATGGAATGGCCCTCTTGGGACTGTTCtaggagttggggtagatacgaatttatcagatgagacacagtccctgtcccatatggggcttacggtctaagtaggagggagaacaggtattgaacccccatgtcacagttgaggaaattgaggcacagagaagttaagtgggttgcctaagatcctacagcaggcaattggcagagctgggattaaaaccccagagcctcttattcccaggctcagccactttccactaggctgtttcCACTGGTGTTTCGGATATTCCTGCCAATAGGGGTTTACGGTCTCACCTGAGAGCCTGTCCCTGCAGTTCACCCATCTCTGCAACTCTCCCCCCCATGCCCCCCAGCATTCGTCATTTACAGCTTCCTGAGTCTGTGCTTTGAGTACCTGGGCGGCGAGAGCGCCATCATGTCAGAGATCCGTGGAAAGCTGATCAAGTAAGTTGTCTTGCCCGACTGGGCTATCACACTCCAACCCAGGAGTCTTGGGCCTGGGAACCCGGCCTGTGGGCGGAGGCAGAAGAAATGAAAAAACTGCCTcgattttttttatttccttaagGTTTCCGTGGAATGAATGTGTGTTTCGGGGTCAGTGTGCTTGACTCTAGACAGCTAATCAGTTTCCCTCagcctggggagaagggggatagAGGAGAGGTTGAGTGTGGTATgagtattgctgaattgtactttccaagcgcttagtacagtgctctgaacacagtaagcgctcaataaatgtgactgaatgaatgaaagagtaggtATGGGTGGGATGGACACAGAGATTCCCTTGGGTCTCTCGGTGCTGTTGCCCtcggaccctccccctcccccgctacCGGTGGCTAGCCTCTTGTCAGTGCTTATGAGTTCTGTCCTTTTCCTGGTTCAAGGTCCAGCTGCTTCTACGGGACCTGCTGTTTGCCGGGGATGTCCTATTCCATTGGCTTCCTGCGCTTCTGTAAGCAAGTGAGTAAGGGATGCAGAGGACATACCTTTGGGTTGAGCTGCTCTTGGCCCAGTCATCCTCTGCAGTCTCCCCAGAGCTGGGCCCAGTCCTGGGATatgtgtgatttattttaatttggttttttttttctccctctggtcCACAGGcaactctgcagttttgcattgtGAAGCCCATCATGTCTCTGGTCACCATAATACTGCAGATGTTTGGGAAATACCATGATGGAGATTTCAAGTAAGAATTTGGACccaaagcaagggctggggatgttttttttaatggtatttaagtgctttctatgtgccagggctgcactaaatgctggagttagatactcaggttggactcaggccaTGTTCCACAGGGGATtccgtcataatccccattttatagatgaggtaactgaggcacagagaagttaagtggtttgtccaaggacaaacagcagagaaatagagccaggattagaacttgggctCTCTGACTTGTAGGCCACTGGACCATGATGCTTCCAGGAGATGGGCTGGAGgtgtgtaagtgctggggttacaGTCATGGAATAAGGGGCATCAGAGGGGCCGTCTCCCACGGGTCAGACAGTGTATGGGGTTCTTTCAGTACGGTGCTTACTTAGCACGTTATTGGGGCTCATGGATACAGGTGGTAGGAAGGTATCGAGAGCAGTCATTTGGTCAATTGCCCTGCCTCTAggctttttggctttttttttttttttaacacttcaGTTTGTTGTGGAAAGAAGAATCCCAGGCCAATTGGAGAACAGATACAatattgctctccctcccttagatCGGGAACCCCATGAGAAACAgaaaccgtgtctgacctgattaccgtgtatctaccctagagctcagctcagtgcttaataaatgtcatgagaaacagcatggcctagtggaaagaacacgggcctgagaatcagaggacctgagttctaatcttagctctgccaatcgctttctgtgtgggtgagccacttaactactctgtgcttcagtttcctcaactgtaacgtggggattcaataccagttctccctcctacttagactgtgagccccatgggggaaagggactgtgtctctgtccagcctgattcactcatatctaccccggtgcttagagcagtgcctgacgtatagtaagtgcttaaatacaatcataataacaatgatagtagtaataataagtaatCTTGCAGCCCAATGTGCACCTTTCAGACCCACTCTGGGGAAGAGGTCCTCTCCAGTCTTTTCCCCCAGAGCCTGGGAtctgaaggaaaggggggagagagaagcaagaCCTCGGGTCTGAGCTCCTGGCTATCGgcttgctctttcccctgctaGTATCCACAGTGGCTACCTCTACGTCACCATCATCTACAACATCTCGGTCAGCCTGGCCCTGTATGCTCTGTTCCTTTTCTACTTTGCTACCAAGGAGCTGCTGCGCCCCTTCGAGCCAGTCCTCAAGTTCCTCACCATTAAAGCCgtcatcttcctctccttttggCAAGGTGGGTGTGAggggagcctgggggtgggggatcccTGCATTATCCCTCCTTTCCACAAGGGAGGAACGTCTCGGTCGACCAAGGTGAGGCATCCTGGGAGTGGATCCACTGCTGGCTGCTCTGAAATGCCAAGTCCCTTCCATCCTTTGGGAAGAGTAGATACTTTATGCTTTTtccaaaataatttataattgagGGTTATAGTTATAATTGAACCTATGTTTGGAGCAACATCCACTGTAGACTCAGCACTCAAGGGAAAGGGTTGGATGGACAGCTCTGAGGAGTAGAAAGAAGCCTTGGTTCCTTCTCTAGGACCAACTCAGTTCAATCAGCCCCATCCTGCCCTGGCatggtcactgaagcccagtggCTGGACTACCCTGTTGTTCCTGATCTGTCTGTCCTGCTGCCCTCAGGGCCTCCCCCTGCCTTGCCCATCTAGGCCTTTGGAATCAAATCTTTCCAGTAGCAATGAGGGTTCGGATCTGAGCCCTAAAGGAAGAAGCCTGCAGACTCTTCAGGTTAAGGGAGGGATTCACTCTCTGCCAACTACCTTGAACTATGAACCCTGTAGAGGCCTAGCTGGGTCTAGAGTAGCCACTTTGGTGTGGGAGGGGAGTGTACCtatcaattttgttgtattgcactcttcccaagtgcttaatacagagctctgtgcacaccactcagtaaatactattgattgattctctaagTCCCCACCAGTCCTAGCTCCTCCTTTTCTGTCTCATCCGTCTCTCTCatgcatattctctctctctatcttgtTCTCTCTCACGCTCTCGCTCCCTCTCGTTCACTGTTCCCCCCCCAGGGATGCTGTTGGCCATTCTGGAGAAGTGTGGGGTGATTCCCGAGATGCAAATCATCAATGGTAAAGAGGTGGGGGCTGGGACGGTGGCTGCAGGGTACCAGAACTTCATCATCTGTATTGAGATGTTCTTTGCTGCCATCGCTCTACGCTATGCCTTCACCTGCCAAGTGTactgggagaagaaggagaactcACCAGGTAACCCATGCCAATCCTGATTCCCCCAAGGAGGGCATAGCTGGGTTGGTCCTGGGGAAGGAACCAAGGAGGGACTTAGCCTGCTTCTCCAAATTTTCACaaatgagcctcatatgggacaaccccagcgcttcggacagtgcttggcacatagtaaatgcttaacaaatcccagaattaTTTAGTTAAACGACATGAAAGCAGAGttgttttggtttctttttccaACCCAATTGGCCTAACCCCTTACTTGCCTGGAGTGAGTGCATGAGTGGCAATCTGCGGAGCTTTATTAAAGACAGTCGTACAGCTGAAACCCTTGCTGGCAAAGAGAGGACTGCCCCCAGCTGTCCTGGATTCAttcttgctctctccttccccctcagtgAACGTAGCCCCGATGCAGAGCATCTCCAGCGGCCTGAAGGAGACCATAAGCCCCCAGGACATTGTCCAGGATGCCATCCACAACTTCTCTCCCGCTTACCAGCAATACACCCAGCAATCCATGCAAGAAGCCAAGGGGCCGGGGCAAAACGGGTCcatgactcccacgcccatccCACCCAGCGTCAAGAGGAGCAAAAGCATCGAGAAGAGGGTGCTGATCCTTTCGGATGAGCTGTAGGGACCAGTGTGGAGCACCGGATGTAATCCCTCTTTGCCTATGGAACTGTTCCTGGGCACAGGCCAAGGCAGCTCACCCAGGACCAACGATGGAAAATGGTTTCTTGGTGTGGGAACGGGAGAGGGTGAGCAATAACAATAGAGGAGGAATCTGGCCTCAAAGAGCCCGGCACTACTCCGACACTAATGGACTCCCTCTTGGGTCTCTGCCATTTGAGTCTGGCAGCACAAAGCGGGACGCTGTTGTCTCGGTTAGAATTTCTAGGAGATCTGCCACCTGGGAAAGATGGCAGGGGGTTCTGCCTTGTCGTAGGTACTGTCAGCAAGAAAAGCTTGAGGCCTGGTCATActtcttgctgatttccctggaCTTGGGTAATGGATCTCATGTGTCTCTGAGTTGCAAAGAACCCATTGCAAGACCTCTGGAACTACTTCTTGATGGTGAAGGAGAGGAGCGGAGGACCCCCCTGAGTTTCCATTTCAATAGACCACATTTCAGCGGACCATGCCCTGTTCTGCTCAGATCTAATGGCCTCATTACCCGGAATCACTCAAGGCTGGAGCCGTTTGATCAATACGCTAGGTGGAAATTCCCACTGATTTTTCTCTGCAAATCTCACCCCCAGCTGCAGCCAAGGCACAGAAGACCTTAAGGGGTGCAGTACCCAATCAAGGACACTCACTGTGGAACACCCCCAAGGGCCAAAGACATGAATCATAGCGTGAATCACCAGTCCTGGTCCCAAGGGAATTCACCTGAAACTGAGCTGTCACCAAACTgggcccatttttttttcccccccaaatgaCTAGTCATTCAGAGACACATTGGAGTCCAGTAGTGGAGAGGGAGTGGGCCTGTTTTTTTCAGACTTGCTGAATGTGCTTGGGACTGGTTGGAGGGGCAACATTCTCTGCTGGACTTTTAAGAGACCAATACTCAGAAGTAGGGGATTTCTATTTCTGTAAAGGGAACAGTGTCTTGTCTTTGCCTCTCTTCCCTGGAAAGGTCTCTGAAGGACCCTCCATGTGCTAAATTCTCAACTTGGCCTTGGGGGTGTTGTTCTGAGGATggctttgagtgtgtgtgtgtgtgtgtgtaggagagagaaagcgagCGTGTACTTTCTCTAAATGGTAGTGCCTGAAAAACCTAGCTCTTAGCTTCCAAGCTGAGGAAGTTACCTTTTCTTTCTGCCCAGAAAAGGAGATAGAGGCAATCTGGGCTTGGATCCTTTCCCAGCTGGGCCACTGAGGCTGGGGATTCCTCATTATGCCACAATCAGCAGGAAGCGAATTGCTATTATTTATAAATACAAATGTTCTGATTTTCTAATGAGTTGACTGGCTTCTCCTTCTGGGGTGTGGCCCCTTTTCCCGGCAGAACCTCAAGTGGGGTCAAGTCCAGACTGCTCCCAGGGGGAGACATCCCCTGTTGCCCCAAGGGTGTCTGACCCTTTGTTGCTGTTCCCCTGGTCTGAAGTATAATACGATAGTAGCGGCCCCTTCTCTTTGAATTGCTCCAAGCCCTTCACGGCGCTCCCGAGAGCTGATCTTTCTTATTCCCACAAGGTCAGTTGGAAGACAGGAAGGGTTTATCCACATTTGGGAGGAAAATACACTCCTAACCATTTTCCCAGGATCCCAGTGGGAGTCAAGGTGCAGCCTCTGCATATGACTTTGGGACCCAGCTCTCCTGGCACTAGGTCACCCTAGCCTAGCCCATGCCCCTCAGAACACTTGATCTGCTCATAGTTACGTATGGGGAAATTGCCTAAGCTAAGGGTTCAACACGCCTAGATTGTAGGGGAGTCTGATGCCAAGCCCAAGTTTTGTCCCCTAGATCCCTTCCATCCACTCCCTACTTCACCACTATTCATGAGCCCCAAGAGCAAGGAGAAGCGGGCGATTAAGGTACTCGGAATGACTTTTTCAGTCAAGGCTGGACTGAGCTGGATGGGAATGTCATTTGGAATAGCATATCAGGGCGACTCTGTTGCTGGCAAAGCAGAGAGGCTCTGTTGCTGGGCAAGGCTGTCGGGAAGTGCCTACACCAAAAGATGCTGGTTTTAGGGTCATCGCTTTTGGCAGGAGAAAGTCAAGAAGGTCAGGGACAAGATGGCCTCAACCCGAGACCCTGCGAGCATCTCCTTATCGAAGCCCAtaaagagggaaaggtgggaaatTTCTTTGCGGTCCAAGCTGCCTTCCGGCCCCGTTTCTGCCCTGTTGCAGCAAGTGAAGGTAGGTAGGGGGAGCATTGTGCCACTGGagtaataatggtttttattaggtacttaataattgtgatatcagttaagtgcttactatgtgccagacactgtactaagcactggggtagagacagggtaagtgctttggacacagtccctgccccacataggggtccccttttacagatgaggtaactgaggcagagagaagcgcagtagcttacccaaggtcacacaacagccaagtggtcgagctggcattagaacccaggtctttctggctcccacgcCCGTGCGCTacgcactaggtcatgctacttactatgtactgagcactggggcagctatAGGAtcgtcagatcagacccagtccctgcctccctcAGGGCACCCAGTCTGAGAGAAATCAGGGATTgtacccccattctacagatgaaggaactgaggccacaCCCAGTaggcgagtagcagagccgggattaaaacccgcacTTCCTGCCTCCCCGGCCTCTGTTCTCTTCACTAGGCTATGATGCCTCCCCGCTGAGAAGATGGAGGATGTTTCCAATTTCCAGCTTAGCTGGAAATATAGGGCAGGGAGCTTGAATCATGTGCTACAGGGAAAGGAGCCAAGGGACGAACCGTCAGTTGGTCAGATCAAAGGGTGAAGTTCTGAGCCCGCCTCTGCCACAGCCTGGGCGCCGCTTGGAGAAGTTGCACATTTCCCAACAGCCTCAGTCCACGAGAGGAGAGAAGCATAAAGTCAGTGTCACTTTTGAGTCACCCTATTATGTtgatcaaagagaagcagcttgagcaACCAAGACCCATCCCACAAGTTTCTCTTTCTGGCGACGGGGTGGAAATCCAACCACAGGGAACGAGTCCCTCTGACGGCCCCGCTGACGCCCTCTCAGTCGGTGGCTGGGACAAGGGCAGCCT belongs to Ornithorhynchus anatinus isolate Pmale09 chromosome 2, mOrnAna1.pri.v4, whole genome shotgun sequence and includes:
- the TMEM184A gene encoding transmembrane protein 184A, translated to MNQPPAFSNGTSSNRVSASPAQVAVGLLQSGLLSMKDPMLASSEDAPQGGSLWNGSQGGEQIFLTTPAARGISGVFVWSALVLTCHQIYLHLRFYTVPHEQRYIIRLLFIVPIYSFDSWLSLLLLGSHQYYVYFNTVRDCYEAFVIYSFLSLCFEYLGGESAIMSEIRGKLIKSSCFYGTCCLPGMSYSIGFLRFCKQATLQFCIVKPIMSLVTIILQMFGKYHDGDFNIHSGYLYVTIIYNISVSLALYALFLFYFATKELLRPFEPVLKFLTIKAVIFLSFWQGMLLAILEKCGVIPEMQIINGKEVGAGTVAAGYQNFIICIEMFFAAIALRYAFTCQVYWEKKENSPVNVAPMQSISSGLKETISPQDIVQDAIHNFSPAYQQYTQQSMQEAKGPGQNGSMTPTPIPPSVKRSKSIEKRVLILSDEL